The Podospora pseudocomata strain CBS 415.72m chromosome 1 map unlocalized CBS415.72m_1, whole genome shotgun sequence genome has a segment encoding these proteins:
- the ATP14 gene encoding ATP synthase F0 subcomplex subunit H atp14 (COG:S; EggNog:ENOG503P5GR) yields MFSRASTKAVSAVSRLAAGRTAVAVQARTFIAPTVARRADFVQELYLKELKAYKPNPVKDSDAVGQVATFNLPKTPKSPEEADLASSLKEYESMAVEVEGSEVDASGAQTTAVVEDWLVEEEEDDGAHH; encoded by the exons ATGTTCTCCCGGGCTTCG ACCAAGGCCGTCTCGGCTGTGTCCAGACTTGCTGCTGGCCggactgctgttgctgtgcagGCTAGGACTTTTATTGCTCCTACTGTTGCGAGGAGAG CCGACTTCGTCCAGGAGCTCTAcctcaaggagctcaaggcctACAAGCCCAACCCCGTCAAGGACTCGGACGCCGTCGGCCAGGTCGccaccttcaacctccccaagaCGCCCAAGTCGCCCGAGGAGGCCGACCTCGCCTCCAGCCTCAAGGAGTACGAGAGCATGGctgtcgaggtcgagggctCCGAGGTTGATGCCAGCGGTGCTCAGACCACGGCTGTTGTGGAGGACTGgcttgttgaggaggaggaggatgatggtgctCACCACTAG
- the rna1 gene encoding Ran GAP Rna1 (BUSCO:EOG09260KNI; EggNog:ENOG503NW7Q; COG:A; COG:T; COG:Y), with amino-acid sequence MAPTTKVFSLEGKGLKLDTAEDLEPHIADLRAMEDVEEVHLLGNTLGVGACKLLGEVLATKKTLRVANLADIFTGRLLNEIPEALSSLLTSILNLPKLNTINLNDNAFGLNTQAPLVAFLAAHVPLQHLYLNNNGLGPHAGILIADALSELHAKKEEARKQGQDVPDLETVICGRNRLENGSMTAWAKTFSLHNKVKEIKMVQNGIRQEGISHLLSEGLRHTSELRVLDLQDNTFTLKGAKALAKVAPGWTELLELGVGDSLLSAKGSVLLGESLAQGKNRNLEILRLQYNDITAAGLKSLAEAAKEALPALKKIELNGNKFTEDDESVILLQELLEERKEKFGGDIVVEDDWGLDSLSDLEELDSDEEEEEEEEEEELEERAEKLIKEAEEAQEEPVVQLKDKEVDELASKLSKATI; translated from the exons ATggcccccaccaccaaggtCTTCTCCCTCGAGGGGAAAGGTCTGAAGCTGGACACGGCCGAGGACCTGGAGCCCCATATCGCCGATCTTCGCGCCATGGaagatgtcgaggaggtccaTCTGCTTGGTAACACACTCGGTGTCGGCGCATGCAAACTGCTTGGAGAGGTGCTTGCGACCAAGAAAACATTGCGC GTTGCCAACCTCGCCGATATCTTCACCGGTCGCCTCCTCAACGAAATCCCAGAGGccctttcctccctcctTACCTCCATCCTGAACCTCCCCaagctcaacaccatcaacctcaacgaCAACGCTTTTGGCCTCAACACACAAGCGCCACTcgtcgccttcctcgccgcaCACGTCCCCTTGCAACACCTctacctcaacaacaacggcctGGGCCCCCACGCCGGTATCCTGATCGCCGATGCGCTCTCGGAGCTCCACgcaaagaaggaggaggcgcgCAAGCAAGGACAAGATGTGCCCGACCTCGAGACAGTCATCTGCGGTCGCAACCGGTTGGAAAACGGCAGCATGACCGCCTGGGCCAAGACTTTCAGCCTGCACAACAAGGTCAAGGAAATCAAGATGGTTCAGAACGGCATTCGGCAAGAGGGTATTTCGCATCTGCTTAGCGAGGGTCTGCGTCACACTTCGGAACTCAGAGTGCTGGACCTCCAGGACAACACATTCACCTTGAAGGGCGCCAAGGCTCTGGCCAAGGTTGCGCCCGGCTGGACTGAGCTTCTCGAGTTGGGCGTCGGCGACTCTCTTCTCAGCGCCAAGGGCAGTGTGCTTTTGGGTGAGTCCCTCGCTCAGGGCAAGAATAGGAACCTTGAGATTCTGCGCCTGCAGTACAACGACATCACCGCCGCTGGTCTCAAGAGCCTTGCCGAGGCTGCGAAGGAGGCTCTCCCCGCGCTCAAGAAGATTGAGCTCAACGGCAACAAGTTcaccgaggacgacgagTCGGTTATCCTCCTGcaggagctgttggaggagcGCAAGGAGAAGTTTGGCGGCGACATTGTCGTTGAGGACGACTGGGGTCTTGACAGCCTGAGCGATCTCGAGGAGCTGGAttctgatgaggaggaagaagaggaggaagaggaagaggagcttgaggagcgggccgagaagctcatcaaggaggccgaggaggctcAGGAGGAGCCAGTCGTCCagctcaaggacaaggaggtgGACGAGTTGGCGAGCAAGCTCTCCAAGGCTACGATCTAG
- a CDS encoding uncharacterized protein (EggNog:ENOG503P4JB) yields the protein MSKNRTPIPDAWDDDWAPQADRLSKTPAEPSPPPPAPLSKAERRAKHLEEQRRLWESAEAPEPTPYLPITNPIPLSTPFKPPIQLLSRRPIPQKTLVRDPATGLEQLTITQPDDFDDEDPDTAAQKPETPQERKERQRRELEEKQRRYQEQRAKIFGDSNPSSGQSSPGTVTPPQAGNDGRGGGHRGRGGGGRGRGREGNGRGSINGRNTNRQPQQQTTEPPSRELFDAEYSPKPPNRRGGGPSSSQQPSRSHTPREEDQITRQPRGPDGSGRGGFGFAKRGATNG from the exons ATGTCCAAAAACCgaacccccatccccgacgCCTGGGACGACGACTGGGCCCCCCAAGCCGACCgcctctccaaaaccccggccgaaccctcaccaccaccaccagcgccccTCTCCAAAGCCGAGCGTCGCGCGAAACACCTAGAGGAGCAGCGCAGGTTATGGGAGTCAGC TGAAGCCCCAGAACCAACCCCCTACCTCCCCATCACAAACCCaatccccctctccacccccttcaaaccccccatccagCTCCTTTCCCGCCGCCCAATCCCCCAGAAAACCCTCGTCCGCGATCCAGCCACCGGTCTCGAACaactcaccatcacccagcCCGACGACTTCGACGACGAAGACCCCGACACGGCCGCCCAAAAGCCCGAAACCCCCCAAGAGCGCAAGGAGCGCCAGAGGAGAGAACTAGAGGAAAAGCAGCGCCGGTATCAAGAACAAAGAGCAAAGATCTTTGGGGACTCAAACCCTTCCTCTGGGCAGTCATCCCCAGGGACGGTGACGCCCCCGCAGGCCGGGAATGAtggtaggggaggaggacatagaggacggggtggtggtgggaggggcagggggagggaagggaacgGGAGGGGCAGCATCAATGGGCGGAATACCAACCGGCAACCTCAGCAGCAGACAACTGAACCACCGTCGAGGGAGCTCTTCGACGCGGAATActcccccaaaccacccaaccgACGAGGCGGCggtccctcctcctctcaacaGCCCAGCCGCTCTCACACACCCCGTGAAGAAGACCAAATCACCCGTCAACCAAGAGGTCCAGACGGcagcggaagaggaggtttcGGTTTCGCCAAGCGAGGCGCAACCAACGGCTGA
- the SCH9 gene encoding Serine/threonine-protein kinase (COG:T; EggNog:ENOG503NUBB), giving the protein MEGINQRSRSVAAAEEDGAADQIGYESPRSGIATPQPDLQDRRLPGIMSYFNQSGANTPTRALSSTQHSRSSDGHDSNSRHNGESIDRTATNTPTPQGARVPAPRGKLAVKISEARGLKRCQNPYVVVVFQRSELISAGPRPSEMDDDAAIAAVAMGGVPIQRTGSDSGRPMAIPMRSRQSSNTSLSDFNTFRNRTSGSRRSLTNPKWDAEAIFDVIDSDMLVDISVYGQGQNGEEFLGHVDFEAKSSEREGPVRGWFPLKGHADTMAENAPTGEIYVEAFYQRAEPKHYGPEDFQILRLIGKGTFGQVYQVRKKDTKRIYAMKVLSKKVIVQKKEVAHTVGERNILVRTAMADSPFIVGLKFSFQTPSDLYLVTDYMSGGELFWHLQKDGKFEEKRAKFYIAELILAIQHLHKNDIVYRDLKPENILLDANGHIALCDFGLSKANLTKNDTTNTFCGTTEYLAPEVLLDETGYTKMVDFWSLGVLVFEMCCGWSPFYAEETQQMYKNIAFGKVRFPRDTLSLEGRNFVKGLLNRNPKHRLGATDDAEELKRHAFFADIDWDALSKKLITPPFKPQLKNDTDVSYFDPEFTNALNTNGSLNERAAALAKGYATSTPLSPSVQANFQGFTFVDESALDDHMGNRYSKYEDEDMDDDHDRRRDDDWDDMRDVDPRNSNRMSGIVRTNTHDEQMFGASNFDM; this is encoded by the exons ATGGAAGGTATTAACCAGCGCAGCAGGTCTGTCGCGGCAGCGGAAGAGGACGGTGCGGCGGATCAGATTGGTTACGAATCGCCGCGCTCTGGCATTGCGACTCCGCAGCCAGACCTTCAAGATCGACGGCTGCCGGGCATCATGAGCTACTTCAACCAG AGCGGTGCCAACACCCCAACTCGTGCACTCTCATCTACCCAACATTCGCGCTCCAGCGATGGGCATGACAGTAACTCTAGGCACAACGGCGAGAGCATTGATCGGACTGCGACCaacacaccaacacctcAGGGCGCCCGAGTACCAGCCCCAAGAGGAAAATTGGCCGTCAAGATTTCCGAAGCCAGAGGGCTAAAGCGATGTCAAAACCCTTatgtcgttgttgttttcCAGCGAAGCGAGCTCATCTCGGCCGGCCCTCGACCTTCGGAGATGGACGACGATGCCGCCATTGCCGCTGTGGCCATGGGCGGAGTGCCGATTCAGCGCACAGGGAGCGATTCTGGCAGGCCAATGGCGATTCCAATGCGAAGCAGAcagagcagcaacaccagtcTTTCCGATTTCAACACTTTCCGCAACCGCACCTCTGGGTCGCGGCGGTCCTTGACCAACCCAAAGTGGGACGCGGAAGCCATCTT CGATGTTATTGACTCGGACATGCTTGTGGACATTTCGGTTTACGGGCAAGGACAAAATGGGGAGGAGTTCTTGGGTCATGTCGATTTCGAGGCCAAGTCGTCTGAGAGGGAGGGACCGGTCCGTGGTTGGTTCCCACTGAAAGGACATGCCGACACAATGGCCGAAAATGCGCCGACGGGCGAGATTTACGTCGAGGCGTTTTACCAGCGAGCGGAGCCGAAGCATTATGGACCCGAAGACTTTCAGATTCTGCGACTTATCGGCAAGGGCACGTTCGGTCAGGTATATCAGGTTCGCAAGAAGGATACCAAGCGCATTTACGCCATGAAGGTCTTGTCGAAGAAGGTGATTgtgcagaagaaggaggtggcgCATACTGTTGGCGAGCGCAACATTCTGGTACGGACAGCGATGGCCGATTCCCCATTTATTGTGGGCCTCAAGTTCTCCTTCCAGACTCCTTCTGATCTCTACCTGGTCACGGATTACATGTCGGGTGGAGAGCTCTTTTGGCATTTGCAAAAGGATGGCAAGTTTGAGGAGAAGCGCGCCAAGTTCTACATTGCGGAGCTGATTCTCGCGATTCAACATCTCCATAAGAACGACATTGTTTATCGCGATTTGAAGCCCGAAAACATTTTGCTGGATGCGAACGGCCACATTGCGCTCTGCGATTTCGGTCTTTCCAAGGCCAACCTCACTAAgaacgacaccaccaacacatTCTGCGGCACAACGGAATATCTCGCCCCAGAAGTGCTCTTGGACGAGACGGGTTACACCAAGATGGTTGACTTCTGGTCTTTGGGCGTCCTGGTTTTCGAAATGTGTTGCGGGTGGAGCCCATTCTACGCCGAGGAGACGCAACAAATGTACAAGAACATTGCTTTTGGCAAGGTTCGATTCCCTCGGGATACTTTGTCGTTGGAAGGCCGGAATTTTGTCAAGGGGCTGCTGAATCGCAACCCGAAGCATCGTCTCGGCGCGACTGACGATGCCGAAGAGCTGAAGAGACACGCGTTCTTTGCCGACATTGACTGGGATGCTCTTTCTAAGAAGTTGATCACCCCTCCATTTAAGCCGCAACTCAAGAACGACACCGATGTCTCCTACTTCGACCCCGAGTTCACCAACgctctcaacaccaacgggTCACTCAACGAGCGGGCGGCCGCCCTGGCCAAGGGATACGCGACATCGACTCCCCTCTCACCATCAGTACAGGCCAATTTCCAGGGATTCACGTTTGTGGATGAGAGCGCGCTTGACGACCACATGGGGAACAGGTACAGCAAgtacgaggacgaggacatggatgatgatcacgaccggaggagggatgatgaCTGGGACGACATGCGCGATGTCGATCCCCGGAATTCAAATCGCATGAGTGGAATCGTCAGGACCAACACTCACGATGAGCAGATGTTTGGTGCATCAAACTTCGACATGTAG
- a CDS encoding uncharacterized protein (EggNog:ENOG503PWIA): MTCSSGLHLLLLELEKGTFSKLHIKVVPPHQFDTSLLCQYRKGPAFSLVSVRNSIQKSAMSTDLTMSDLPDLSTPPIQTSQHQHQHTPAGKPLASWNTPKFREEYENARARLQHGDFSCSALPDPLSPRPAIATHSRFDPQTEERLKGILRAAKESVQGGGSS, encoded by the exons ATGACATGCTCCTCTGgccttcaccttcttctcttggAGTTGGAAAAAGGTACATTTTCGAAATTACATATCAAAGTcgttcctcctcaccagtTTGATACGAGCCTGCTGTGTCAGTATCGGAAGGGACCTGCGTTCAGTCTAGTTTCGGTTCGAAATTCAATACAAAAGTCAGCCATGTCCACCGATTTGACCATGTCCGACTTGCCGGACCTCAGCACACCCCCAATCCAGACTtctcagcatcaacatcagcacACCCCGGCCGGGAAGCCGCTGGCGTCGTGGAATACACCCAAGTTCAGGGAGGAGTATGAGAATGCCAGAGCTCGGCTTCAGCATGGTGATTTCAGCTGTT CTGCTCTCCCTGATCCGCTTTCTCCTCGTCCAGCCATAGCAACCCATAGTCGGTTTGATCCCCAGACGGAGGAGAGGCTGAAGGGTATTCTCAGAGCTGCAAAGGAGTCTGTtcagggtggtggtagttCATGA
- the NAR1 gene encoding Cytosolic Fe-S cluster assembly factor nar1 (EggNog:ENOG503NX51; COG:Y; BUSCO:EOG09261P7G): MSAILSADDLNDFISPGVACIKPIETLPTAPPPQASESLEFEVILDGQQPSASQPAGPAQISLTDCLACSGCVTSAEAVLVSLQSHNEVLSLLDSAPSLALSQDGTTITTNLDGNPSSKLFVCSVSPQVLASLAAAIGNNTTQSQAANMITHLLSNPSLGLPSGGRHNNGFTYIVSTNRAREASLVLGADEVISSSSNDIKKPVLTSSCPGWVCYAEKTHPYVLPYLSKVKSPQALTGTLLKTTLSKTLNISPDRIWHLSIMPCFDKKLEASREELTDAVWNNTSNNPATATTQKGIRDVDCVITTKEILMLAESRNINFFSLPTTPLPQTTPFPHKTMGDFLLPFSAPGKKNEQQSLSAGTSGGNLHYILHTLLSQNPGSTLTTTRGRNADVIEYSILSSSGEQIFKAARYYGFRNIQNLVRKLKPARPPRMPGGKPFGSARRPGKAAGASNALDFSYVEVMACPGGCTNGGGQLKVDDPIVLERMGFGGTENKPGPQEQKAWLEVVDEAYFSGDDEETSSSERTYDGLVVAGISPGYVRDVLRVWSELTSVPVEKLAYTTFREVVSDVGKTQTDTERVVQLAGKIGGGW; encoded by the coding sequence ATGTCAGCCATCCTCTCTGCCGACGACCTGAACGATTTCATATCCCCCGGCGTCGCTTGTATAAAACCGATCGAAACCCTTCCCAccgcgccaccaccacaagctTCCGAATCCCTCGAATTCGAAGTCATCCTCGACGGTCAGCAACCCTCTGCTTCACAACCCGCCGGCCCCGCGCAAATATCCCTCACCGACTGCCTAGCCTGCTCAGGCTGCGTAACCTCGGCCGAAGCcgtcctcgtctccctcCAATCCCACAATGAAGTCCTCTCCCTGCTGGACTCAGCCCCCagcctcgccctctcccaaGATGGCACCACCATaaccaccaacctcgacggaaacccttcctccaaacTCTTCGTCTGCTCTGTATCCCCCCAAgtcctcgcctccctcgccgccgcgataggaaacaacaccacccaatcCCAAGCAGCAAACATGAtcacccacctcctctccaacccctccctcggcctcccctCAGGCGGCAGACACAACAACGGCTTCACCTACATCGTCTCCACCAACCGCGCCCGCGAAGCCTCCCTAGTCCTAGGCGCCGACGAagtcatctcctcctcctccaacgacATCAAAAAACCAGTCCTAACCTCCAGCTGCCCAGGCTGGGTCTGCTACGCCGAAAAGACCCACCCCTACGTCCTCCCCTACCTCTCAAAAGTCAAATCCCCCCAGGCCCTCACCggcaccctcctcaaaacaaccctctccaaaaccctcaacatctccccaGACAGGATATGGCACCTCTCCATAATGCCCTGCTTCgacaagaagctcgaggccAGCCGGGAAGAGCTCACCGATGCCGTCTggaacaacacctccaacaacccagccacagCCACAACTCAAAAAGGAATCAGAGACGTCGACTGCGtaatcaccaccaaagaaaTCCTCATGCTCGCCGAATCACGCAACATCAATTTCTTCTCTCTACctacaacccccctcccccagaccACGCCCTTCCCTCACAAAACCATGGGCGATttccttttgcctttttccGCCCCGGGGAAGAAAAACGAACAGCAATCCCTTTCTGCGGGCACCTCCGGTGGAAATCTTCATTACATCctccacaccctcctctcccaaaaccCCGGTTCAACTTTGACCACCACCCGAGGCCGCAACGCCGACGTAATAGAGTACTCGattctctcctcctcgggggAACAAATCTTCAAAGCCGCCCGCTACTACGGCTTCCGCAACATCCAAAACCTCGTTCGGAAGCTCAAGCCCGCCAGACCTCCCCGCATGCCTGGAGGAAAACCGTTTGGTTCAGCTCGACGACCTGGAAAGGCCGCGGGAGCCAGCAACGCGCTGGATTTCTCCTATGTCGAGGTGATGGCGTGTCCGGGGGGTTGCACCAACGGTGGTGGACAGCTCAAGGTGGACGACCCGATTGTCCTCGAGAGGATGGGTTTTGGTGGGACCGAAAACAAACCTGGGCCGCAGGAGCAAAAGGcttggttggaggtggtggatgaggcgTACTtttctggtgatgatgaggagacatcatcatctgaaAGGACATATGATGGCCTCGTGGTGGCTGGGATATCACCCGGTTATGTTCGGGATGTGCTGAGGGTGTGGTCGGAGCTGACGTCGGTGCCGGTGGAGAAGTTGGCGTATACCACCTTTCGGGAGGTGGTTAGTGATGTGGGAAAGACGCAGACTGACACTGAACGGGTGGTTCAGTTGGCGGGGAagattggtggtggttggtag
- a CDS encoding uncharacterized protein (COG:U; EggNog:ENOG503NU7I) — protein sequence MKRVGGKSLVASALLGASLVQADPQSICATDNICYSIAVPTSSASSNSGNIYFQLKAPTSYSWVALGTGSQMAGASIFVMYQDGNGNVTISPRLGTAHSQPQWDQSSTAAQLTLLAGSGVAGGIMTANVACANCESWNGGDMSLQGTSVPWIAAWRSGSSLATTNKGATISQHGGNDHTGFNIDLTTATISSDSNPFLTSRDTGGGGGSGSGSGSPAGGNGITLARGNPNAAAILAAHGVIGALVMAVLYPLGSLLMPLLGRWYVHGAWQVITFALMWAAFGLGVQSAKDRNMLFTQTHTILGTVVVAFFGVQPALGYIHHRQYVQTQSRGAVSYVHIWLGRILMLLGIINGGLGLRLVGERQELVIAYGVVAGVIFLCYILAKVFTVIGAQKAQGRSYKEDRVPGNMRRPYQESRRHGGRYA from the exons ATGAAGAGAGTTGGGGGCAAGTCGTTGGTGGCCTCGGCGTTGCTGG GTGCCAGCCTGGTACAAGCCGACCCTCAGAGCATTTGTGCCACCGACAACATCTGCTACAGCATCGCCGTtcccacctcctcggcaagctcaaATTCGGGCAACATCTACTTCCAGTTGAAGGCGCCAACGTCGTACTCATGGGTGGCTCTGGGCACCGGCTCGCAGATGGCTGGCGCCAGCATCTTTGTCATGTACCAggacggcaacggcaacgtgACGATTTCGCCACGCCTGGGAACTGCCCACAGTCAGCCCCAGTGGGACCAGAGCAGCACAGCGGCGCAACTG ACGTTGCTCGCTGGAagcggtgttgctggtggaaTCATGACGGCGAATGTTGCGTGCGCGAACTGCGAGTCCTGGAATGGGGGTGACATGTCTCTTCAGGGGACCAGCGTGCCTTGGATCGCAGCCTGGAGATCGGGATCTTCGTTGGCGACGACAAATAAGGGCGCCACCATCTCTCAGCACGGAGGTAACGACCATACCGGGTTCAATATCGATTTGACTACGGCAACCATCAGCTCTGATAGTAATCCTTTCCTTACCTCCCGCGAcactggtggtggcggtggttcCGGTTCCGGTTCCGGTTCACCCGCAGGAGGCAATGGGATAACGCTGGCTAGAGGAAACCCCAATGCCGCCGCGATTCTGGCAGCTCACGGTGTTATCGGGGCTTTGGTTATGGCAGTGCTTTATCCTTTGGGCTCCCTTCTTATGCCGCTTCTTGGGAGATGGTATGTCCATGGAGCGTGGCAGGTGATCACTTTTGCTCTGATGTGGGCGGCTTTCGGTCTCGGTGTTCAGAGCGCCAAAGACCGGAATATG CTCTTCACACAGACGCACACGATTCTCGGTACCGTGGTTGTTGCCTTTTTTGGGGTACAGCCTGCGCTCGGCTACATTCATCATCGTCAGTATGTTCAGACGCAGAGCCGCGGTGCCGTCAGTTACGTACACATCTGGCTCGGCCGGATCCTGATGCTGCTGGGCATCATCAACGGTGGGTTGGGCCTCCGGCTTGTCGGAGAGCGGCAAGAGCTCGTGATCGCCTACGGCGTGGTTGCCGGCGTTATATTCCTATGTTATATTCTTGCCAAGGTGTTTACGGTTATTGGGGCTCAGAAGGCACAGGGGAGGAGCTATAAGGAAGATCGAGTCCCTGGCAACATGAGGAGGCCGTACCAAGAGTCGAGGCGGCATGGTGGGAGGTATGCTTAG
- a CDS encoding uncharacterized protein (EggNog:ENOG503P1XQ), translating to MDTPPSEMDSTTFLHLTTLLYLLLQSLPLLLWPSLTTTLLTPPNYYPPSSSDLVSTYLARTLALTNLTLAALLLALSGLLALSPSPSPYSSAAVLITTLYHSATGVYSYTRYTTPRTSQPIHLLGCLASSFLACVGLYVLLFGDGKRLSRRTGADKATSGWPFRNKEADRKKKKKSG from the exons ATGGACACCCCACCCTCCGAAATGGAC TcaaccaccttcctccacctcaccaccctcctctacctcctcctccaatcactcccccttctcctctggcCCTCTTTaacaacaaccctcctcacGCCCCCAAACTActaccccccctcctcttccgatcTCGTCTCAACCTACCTCGCCCGCACCCTCGCCCTAACAAACCTaaccctcgccgccctcctcctcgccctctccggcctcctcgccttgagcccttccccatccccttaCTCCTCCGCCGCAGTCCTCATCACAACACTATACCACTCCGCCACGGGGGTATACTCCTACACCCGgtacaccaccccccgcaCCTCCCAACCGATCCACCTCTTGGGCTGTCTAGCAAGCAGTTTCCTCGCTTGCGTAGGGCTCTACGTTCTCCTATTCGGAGATGGGAAAAGACTGAGCAGGCGGACCGGGGCGGATAAGGCTACCAGCGGGTGGCCTTTCAGGAATAAAGAGGCGGataggaagaagaagaagaagtcgggTTGA
- a CDS encoding uncharacterized protein (EggNog:ENOG503NWZK; COG:S) — protein sequence MARLSSPIDDDSGSPLSSMDSTDNEFPDRDAPEDIMEDAPPTKRLKTATGSVASPAFHKEASVDPDIDTVSQVSSDTDGDVPNSPINARQEEEEYAEQVTICHWEGCRAGDQGNMDNLVEHIHSDHIETRAKKYTCEWIGCTRKGMAHASGYALKAHMRSHTREKPFYCYLPECDRAFTRSDALAKHMRTVHQTEDLRPSDPVSKAHQTTGKSSKNLRIILKTPQSHAAGQDDAVDDSDVPYEDSEDMLTPLDEELFSPEEIAMPREKLFQLTKLQLKWAEEEGKRLEAELKEVGELYKQEWLEKEVLLEQVIRSEKDWFARKQAVLSGEADVVLTAPEAAANSVEDAQN from the exons ATGGCGCGACTGAGCAGCCCGATCGACGACGACTCGGGctctcccctctcttccATGGATTCCACCGACAACGAGTTTCCAGATCGCGACGCCCCCGAAGACATCATGGAGGatgcaccaccaaccaaacgGCTCAAGACGGCCACTGGCTCGGTAGCCTCGCCAGCATTTCACAAGGAGGCCAGCGTCGACCCAGACATTGATACTGTATCGCAAGTCTCCTCCGACACCGATGGCGACGTGCCAAACTCGCCCATCAATGCGcgccaagaggaggaagagtatGCGGAACAGGTCACCATCTGCCATTGGGAGGGCTGCAGGGCTGGCGACCAGGGCAACATGGACAATCTGGTTGAACACATCCACAGCGATCATATCGAGACTCGAGCAAAGAAGTATACCTGTGAATGGATTGGATGCACTAGGAAGGGAATGGCCCATGCCAGTGGTTACGCTCTCAAAGCTCACATGCGAAGTCACACCAGGGAAAAGCCATTTTACTGCTATCTTCCAG AGTGTGATCGCGCCTTCACCCGCTCCGACGCCCTGGCCAAGCACATGCGAACAGTCCACCAAACAGAAGACCTCCGACCCTCAGATCCCGTCTCGAAGGCCCACCAAACCACGGGCAAGTCGAGCAAGAACCTCCGTATCATTCTCAAGACACCACAATCGCACGCTGCCGGCCAGGATGACGCGGTAGATGACAGCGATGTTCCCTACGAAGACTCCGAGGACATGCTCACACCCTTGGACGAAGAGCTGTTTAGTCCCGAGGAGATTGCTATGCCACGTGAGAAGCTATTCCAGCTAACTAAACTTCAGCTAAAGtgggccgaggaagaagggaagcGGCTCGAGGCTGAGCTCAAGGAAGTCGGTGAACTTTACAAACAGGAGtggctggagaaggaggttcTTCTGGAGCAGGTCATACGGAGCGAGAAGGACTGGTTTGCTCGTAAACAGGCAGTGTTGTCGGGAGAGGCGGACGTGGTGTTGACGGCTCCTGAAGCCGCCGCAAATTCTGTCGAGGATGCGCAAAACTAG